In Macaca fascicularis isolate 582-1 chromosome X, T2T-MFA8v1.1, one DNA window encodes the following:
- the NR0B1 gene encoding nuclear receptor subfamily 0 group B member 1, with product MAGENHQWQGSILYNMLMSAKQTRAAPEAPETRLVDQCWGCSCGDEPGVGREGLLGGRNVSLLYRCCFCGKDHPRQGSILYSMLTSAKQTYAAPKAPEATLGPCWGCSCGSDPGVGRAGLPGGRPVALLYRCCFCGEDHPRQGSILYSLLTSAKQTHVAPAAPEARPVGAWWDRSYFAQRPGGREALPGGRVMGLLYRCCFCGEDHPQQGSTLYCMPTSTNQVQAAPEERPRAPWWDTSSGALRPVALKSPQVVCEAASAGLLKTLRFVKYLPCFQVLPLDQQLVLVRNCWASLLMLELAQDHLQFETVEVSEPSMLQKILTTRRRETGGDEPLPVSTLQPHLAPPAEARKVPSASQVQAIKCFLSKCWSLNISTKEYAYLKGTVLFNPDVPGLQCVKYIQGLQWGTQQILSEHARMTHQGPHDRFIELNSTLFLLRFINANVIAELFFRPIIGTVSMDDMMLEMLCTKL from the exons ATGGCGGGCGAGAACCACCAGTGGCAGGGCAGCATCCTCTACAACATGCTTATGAGCGCGAAGCAAACGCGCGCGGCTCCTGAGGCTCCAGAGACGCGGCTGGTGGATCAGTGCTGGGGCTGTTCGTGCGGCGATGAGCCCGGGGTGGGCAGAGAGGGGCTGCTGGGCGGGCGGAACGTGTCGCTCCTGTACCGCTGCTGCTTTTGCGGTAAAGACCACCCACGGCAGGGCAGCATCCTCTACAGCATGCTCACGAGCGCAAAGCAAACGTACGCGGCACCGAAGGCGCCCGAGGCGACGCTGGGTCCGTGCTGGGGCTGTTCGTGCGGCTCTGATCCCGGGGTGGGCAGAGCGGGGCTTCCGGGTGGGCGGCCCGTGGCACTCCTGTACCGCTGCTGCTTTTGTGGTGAAGACCACCCGCGGCAGGGCAGCATCCTCTACAGCTTGCTCACTAGCGCAAAGCAAACGCACGTGGCTCCGGCAGCGCCCGAGGCACGGCCAGTGGGCGCGTGGTGGGACCGCTCCTACTTCGCGCAGAGGCCAGGGGGTAGAGAGGCGCTACCAGGCGGGCGGGTCATGGGGCTTCTGTACCGCTGCTGCTTTTGCGGTGAAGACCACCCGCAGCAGGGCAGCACCCTCTACTGCATGCCCACGAGCACAAATCAAGTGCAGGCGGCTCCGGAGGAGCGGCCGAGGGCCCCCTGGTGGGACACCTCCTCTGGTGCGCTGCGGCCAGTGGCGCTCAAGAGTCCACAGGTGGTCTGCGAGGCAGCCTCAGCTGGCCTGTTGAAGACGCTGCGCTTTGTCAAGTACTTGCCCTGCTTCCAGGTGCTGCCCCTGGACCAGCAGCTGGTGCTGGTGCGCAACTGCTGGGCGTCCCTGCTCATGCTTGAGCTGGCCCAGGACCACTTGCAGTTCGAGACTGTAGAAGTCTCGGAGCCCAGCATGCTGCAGAAGATCCTCACCACCAGGCGGCGGGAGACCGGGGGCGACGAGCCACTGCCCGTGTCCACGCTGCAGCCCCATTTGGCACCGCCGGCGGAGGCCAGGAAGGtgccctccgcctcccaggtccaagccaTCAAGTGCTTTCTTTCCAAGTGCTGGAGTCTGAACATCAGTACCAAGGAGTACGCCTACCTCAAGGGGACCGTGCTCTTTAACCCGG ACGTGCCGGGCCTGCAGTGCGTGAAGTACATTCAGGGACTCCAGTGGGGAACTCAGCAGATACTCAGTGAACACGCCAGGATGACACACCAAGGGCCCCATGACAGATTCATCGAACTGAATAGTACCCTTTTCCTGCTGAGATTCATCAATGCCAATGTCATTGCTGAACTGTTCTTCAGGCCCATCATTGGCACAGTCAGCATGGATGATATGATGCTGGAAATGCTTTGTACAAAGTTGTAA